The following proteins come from a genomic window of Dysidea avara chromosome 12, odDysAvar1.4, whole genome shotgun sequence:
- the LOC136241160 gene encoding retinol dehydrogenase 13-like encodes MSIDQHPYNVVAIGVVALGVILVLLRRYFNGGVCYSKRLLDGRTVIITGANTGTGKETAIDLAKRKAKVILACRDVERGTRAEMEIKKASKSDKVIFKQLDLASFASIKKFATEISKEESRIDILINNAGIICPYWKTEDGFEMQFGVNHLGHFLLTNLLLDQIKESPSGRIVVVSSIAHERCKGINFDDINSTESYDRRTAYCQSKLANNLFTLALSKRLSGTNVTVNCLHPGVVYTELLRHIKRRWFKMIILLPVTLLMMKTPWQGAQTNIYCAVAEELEGVSGHYFADCKEKKPSPAALDELAAEQLWSLSVKLTGL; translated from the exons ATGTCTATAGATCAGCATCCATACAATGTTGTGGCAATTGGCGTAGTAGCACTAGGAGTAATTCTCGTATTGTTGAGACGCTACTTCAATGGCGGTGTCTGTTACTCGAAGCGATTACTGGACGGAAGGACTGTTATTATTACAGGCGCCAATACTGGCACAGGAAAA GAGACAGCCATTGATCTTGCAAAGAGAAAGGCCAAAGTGATTCTTGCTTGCAGAGACGTAGAGAGAGGAACTCGAGCAGAGATGGAAATTAAAAAGGCAAGCAAGAGTGATAAAGTGATTTTCAAACAACTGGACCTAGCTTCCTTTGCTTCCATTAAGAAGTTTGCCACAGAAATTTCGAAGGAGGAATCTAGGATAGATATTCTGATTAACAATGCTGGTATAATATGTCCTTACTGGAAAACTGAGGATGGTTTTGAGATGCAGTTTGGAGTCAATCATTTAGGACATTTCCTGCTAACAAATCTGCTGCTTGACCAAATAAAAGAGTCCCCATCTGGTAGAATTGTTGTTGTTTCTTCTATAGCACATGAAAGATGCAAAGGAATTAATTTTGATGATATCAATAGCACAGAGTCTTATGATCGTCGAACTGCGTATTGCCAGAGCAAACTAGCTAACAACCTTTTCACACTGGCTTTAAGCAAGCGGTTGTCTGGAACAAACGTTACTGTTAACTGCCTTCATCCAGGAGTTGTTTACACTGAATTATTACGACATATAAAAAGACGATGGTTCAAGATGATCATCCTACTGCCTGTAACATTGCTCATGATGAAGACACCATGGCAAGGTGCCCAGACAAATATCTATTGTGCAGTAGCTGAAGAGTTGGAAGGAGTTTCTGGTCACTATTTTGCTGATTGTAAAGAGAAGAAACCATCACCGGCAGCTTTGGATGAGTTGGCAGCTGAGCAACTGTGGTCTCTTAGTGTAAAATTAACTGGTCTGTAA